AGCTATAGATGACCCCACACAGAAATAGTGTCTGGGCAGCCGAGCAGCTTCCGTGTGACAGTCTGGGCCATTACGTAGATGAGagccaaacaaaacaacatctcTTTATTCCCTCATTTATCACAGACCTGTGGGTTTCCAAAgctcagagagaagaggatacagaagactttaaaaaaagaaacaagttcCATGGTGCCTGACAGCCGTCATCCCTCTGGATATTTGGATCTATTTGTTTCGGGACTGGACAGGGTTCAGGCAGAAGTAGATTTTACTGCACTCTGAGGGAGTTTGAAGAGTGAGAAATGAAGCCTGCTGTGCCAATAGAAGTGAGAATAAGGACAGACAGCAAGGAGGTAAGTTTCTGAAACAAGCTCATCACAGTAAATATCACTTTTCATCACTTTATTGTTACTGTATGACTTTATATGAAAGTAAGAATGGAGTTTAAATGAATGTCACTATCCTGtttctataaatatattaaacattgCTTTTTAATTCCATTAAGCTTTAAATGTATATGTTGTGTTAGGGATATAAAATGTATGCACATAAGgaataaatggaaataataGAGTCAAATAATTATGACGAAAggaaatagaatatatatataatattattattatctctcATTATCATGTGTGTAAAGAAATATTATACATAACTTCTTTACACACACTGAGTGTAAAGATGATATGAACTTCACTAAATTTCCAGAGGATACCAGCAATTCTGTGTTTTGTGGACGTTGTTGTGTATATCAATGGCGCCATCAGGTGGCTGAAACATGTCATGAAACTAAATTGAATCTAATAATTCCTGCTCTGAGTTTATGTCTATGAATAATATGAATTATATTCTGTTTTGTATGATCTCTTTTAGTCCGCTGACCCTGTTGGTGTTCTTCCTGAATTGTCCCAACTATACGAGTTAGACACCGACCACGTGCTAAGCATTGTGGGTATTGCGGCCTCAGTTCTCAACCTGCTGATTGTGGTGTTGATGTATGTCTACACATGTGTTTGACGTGTCCACCCGAAGGCTGTCATGTGGATTCATGGTGTTGGATAAATGAAaggacagatagaaagacaggAGACGGGCAGAGTGCTTTCAACACAGACTTATAAAAATCAGTATTTGTAAATTGTATCTACAATATTactattttcttatttacaGCTTCAGTCGGCTCGGAAAAATATGTGTTCACATTGTAAAATCATTAATTGGAAACTGCAAAATCACagattgttatttttatacCATGTGTACTAATTTGCTGcttgttttttcaaatgtgtgtttttaataataaataacaaaactGTTCAATCATCTCTAGTtttactttgattcaaagccaaGTCAGTGAAACATTAAGGTATCATGTcaatttatattaatgtgttaCTTTATTATACAATTTTAACGAACAAACGGAAACAAATATCACACAAGAAACATGTGGGACCAGAAATCATCAAAGATAGGAAACGATATGCCACcttaaaaaaatctttctcATTGGTTAAAGATACTTCTGCTGCTCCGTTATAATAATGTTTACAAAGAACTGCaggaaaatattaaattattaataacttccaatgtgaaatgtaaacaaaatgtgCTGGAAGAGACGTGCACTACAGCAGATGaaatgtatatgtgtttgtttttcttgcttgACTCTTACTCTACAGAAATATCCCCAGAGCTGACACAGGCACAGACATTATATGATGGATCAATACTGTACATGCAGTAAATGACCGTTAAATATATGTGCTGTATATTGATATGCATAAGCTGTGTTTGTACATGTTGTTTCTTACTGCTTGCATTGATTTTTGATTTCTCTCTCTAAGGAACAGGTGCAGTATAATTATTTAGATTGATGTTGATGTCAGGCAGAATCTGACAGCTTGTGATAATGTCAATCTTCTCGGACACAGCCTTGAGGTCGTCCAGAATTAATCTGATGCTGTGAGAAGCGTTGATGATGGCACCCTGCGATGTATTCAGCTGAGCGGTTGCACTGCGCACCTTTCACaaaaaacagtcaaacaaaTGAAACGCTAAACTATTGAAAAGGCAATGATTGTTTGCAATTGATAAGACTTAAAGCTGCTGAATTACAAATGACAAAGGTATTGTACTTCACACTGAGACCACTCAGACAATAAATAATTCATTCTCATTTTTTTAGAACGATTccactttatttaaagtctttcTGAAGACACTGAACATCTGACCCCATTCCTCTCCACTCTAATGTTACGTTTCTGACATTACAGGATACACTTACTGAGTCAAATCATCTTTGATGCTCAATTTAATCTGGTTGCATTAAAGTATATTTTCCTGCTCTATGCAGCATTACTgcgatttcttttcttttagagAACTCAAATTTGTCATTCACTTCCAAAAGTAGTGGCCCTGGTGGTTTAGGCAATGTTTGGTAATGATACTTGAATTCTTACATTCTGACAAAACCTTTAACAATTTGGTTCATTTATGGTTGTTGGTAAAGCAGCATTTGAAGTTTTGGACCGAAATCGATTATTTTCAGTAGAAACATCTGAACCCAGAACTAAGTGTCAAAGGCTAGATTTCATTTTTTCTACTTCATTTGTTTGGATCCATTTTTCTGTTAAATTATACAACAGGAGATATATTTGGCCATGTCAGGATTTGGATTTAAGTCAATTATTTTCAATGGAAATAACGTTATTCAGACTTATTGTCAGAATTCAGAAATTTGTAAGAGTCTGCACGGACTGTTGATAAATATTTACAACCATGGGCACAAAGAGTTCAGTGACAGCAGGTCAGCCCCTTTGCTAATGAACACACCCCAGCACGTATCCTGTATACGTGTCCACTTATATTTGTAAGTATCTCAGGCCCTGTAGTGCTTTGTCACACTACAATATCTTTAAAGATAATATGTGAAGGGTGTGTTATGGTACTTAAACtacttgaatatatatatataaaaaataaaaactgttctcAGTCATACCTCTCTGGTGGCACTGCTATAAACCTGCCGCACTGTCTGTGAGACGTCGTGATACAGCCGACTGTTTGactcctgcagcttctgttgTAAGAGTGTGTCCCCTGGAAATGAGCAGATTTGCAGGTCAgataaaaaactgaaacttAACTTTTCCCCCATTGATTCACTAATACAACTGATCGAAACCAATATATTGTTGAGATGTcataaaaaattaattaatttttggTTAAAAAGTGATTAGCACTTTATCACCACAGTGAATGATCTAAGGCAGGGCTACTGATGTTGTATTTACCTGCTGTGTTTAAAGATGTTAGTACAGTTTTTACCAATAATTGGGGCTTCCTGTTAACACATAATCTAAACAACTTCATCAGAGCTCTCAACTGCTTCTTAAACTCATCTGTTTTAATCAGTAAATGCAGCTGCTCGATTAATTCGTACACCCAGATGATCTATTCACTGATGAAGACTAAGACATTCCCGTCACTCAGTACGTATCCTCATTGGTGTAACTGCTGTTATAATTTATCGTTCATATTATGACTGGTGTTCCTCACCATGTGGCCTGTGTGTGGGGCTGGGTCTATCCTCCACAATGGACTGTATGTCAGGATGATCTCTGACCACAATGAGAGGAGGCAGGTCTCTCCTGAGAATCTGAGCGCTCTCCTGGATCACTGCAGGGGCtcggtcctcctcctcctcctcactgtctgTTTCTGACGCCTCCCCTGGAACCTGACAGCATTCAGCATCACAGAGACAACACAATGTGGCTTCAGAGGACGAATGGGTGGGGACAGGATTTGATGTTCATaccacacacacgcgcacgcgcgcgcacacacacacacacacacacacacacacacacacacacacacacacacaccttggccCCGGCTGAGGCAGTTTGAGGAGCAGGCAGGGAAGTGATGTACACTTCATCATCAGAGTCAGTCTCAGACGCTTCACCCTGCACCACGATCTGGTACCTGCTGGACATGACtgcacacgcgcgcgcacacgcacacgcacacgcacacacacacacacacacacacacacacacacaatgagacgTCTGTAGCTACTCTTAAAACCAGCTAAATAACCATAAAACGACTCTAACACAAGCGACACACAATGTTTCCCTGGACTCGGAGATAAACTCTACAGTTAACATGTTAGCTAAACACtcagtgttcaaacattcaGTGAAATACATCATCAAACCTTCTGAGTGAAGTCACAACACGGATCACATGAGCAACAAGGAAGTGGCTTGTTTAGAACGGTCACATGACAAGTGACGTGTCACACCGCGATTGGAGGACAAGCATCTAGAGTGCGTTTGTAATATCACCCGGCGTACTTTTTGCATGCACTGCGGCACaagcttagggttagggttatcgAGTTGAAGTGGATGCCACAAACGGCATCCACTTCAGCTCGATACGCtgtatgagtttgtgtgtgagttctCTGTATGACAGCAGTTAGTGTGaggggtgaagaaaacaaacactgggaaCCGTTTTCTCGCCATTTAATGGTCTGACTCACGCTAACACCGCCTGCGCGAATTCAGTGGAGCGTCCTGGCGTGAATATCGAACGCAATCTAGGAAGAGGGCTCATATTTACTCTGTGTCTGCTTCAGTAGTTTGACAGGTACAGTGGATTTACTCGCTCGTTCTGTTGTATTTAATCACAATACCTATCCGTGTGGTTTACACGTGTTTATTATGTTCTCAGTCCAGCTCGTACGACACAGAAAAA
The Paralichthys olivaceus isolate ysfri-2021 chromosome 11, ASM2471397v2, whole genome shotgun sequence genome window above contains:
- the bloc1s3 gene encoding biogenesis of lysosome-related organelles complex 1 subunit 3, producing MSSRYQIVVQGEASETDSDDEVYITSLPAPQTASAGAKVPGEASETDSEEEEEDRAPAVIQESAQILRRDLPPLIVVRDHPDIQSIVEDRPSPTHRPHGDTLLQQKLQESNSRLYHDVSQTVRQVYSSATREVRSATAQLNTSQGAIINASHSIRLILDDLKAVSEKIDIITSCQILPDININLNNYTAPVP